TTTCTGCCTGTTGCCTTTTACTTATTACTTTTTACTTATTACTTAAAAAATCTATGGTCTTTGAATGATAGTTTCTAAAACACGACGTTTTGCATTGGTATCAATACCGATTAAACGTACATATTCCCCTGCGTGATCCTTTAAGCAACCTTCAAGGGCATTCAAAACTTGACTTTCATTAGTGCTTTCAATAGGAGAGCAAGACTTCCAAGACTTCGTACGGAAACGACGCTTGTTAGCGTGTTCAGTGCCAATTTGATAGCCCTGAGCTAATAAAGAACGAACTTGGCTAATAGTCTCAGAATCTAAAGAGCTTGAGCCACCATAGGTGCTTGTTCCATAATTACTAGAAACACTGCTACTGATGGAGTTAGAACTGCCATTATTATTGCCGACACTCCGAGTAGTAGAGCTATTATTATCCCCCGGGCGCTGAATAATCATTTCCAAAACACGACGTTTTGCATTGGTATCAATACCGATCAAACGTACATATTCTCCAGCATGATCTTGCATACAGCCCTCTAAGGCACGAATAACTTGTCTCTCATTAGTGCTAGTAATGGGAGAACAAGACTTCCAAGATTTTGTACGGAAACGACGTTTATCAGCGTGTTCAGTACCAATTTGATAGCCTTGAGCTAATAAAGAACGTACCTGCTGAATTGCTTCAGCACTTAAACTACTAGATGAAATAGCACTTCCATTACCATTACTGTAGGAAGAATAACTGCTAGAAGCTCCATTATTACTGCTATTTACTACCACCCCATTTTCTCCGGGGCGCTGAATAATAATTTCGGCAATACGACGTTTTGCTTGAGGGTCAACTCCAACAATCTGCACGTATTCACCGTCAAACTCGTGCAAATAACCTTGAATTTGATTCAAAGCCTGATTAATAGAATTAGTGGTCACACTGGGAGCAGTCAACCAAGACTTAGTACGGAAGCGACGCTTATCAGCGTGTTCAACTCCAATATTGTATCCCGCTTGAATTAACGAGCGAATTTCGCCAGTCCAATCACCATTACCTTGAGAATAACCACTAGCTCCATTTGCTTTACCATTACCATTAACACTACCAAGATCAACTTTGGCAGAAACAGTAGTTACAGAAGCAGGTTGCCCAGGAGTATCTTCAGGACGTTGAATAATAATTTCCGCAACTCTACGTTTAGCTTGAGGATCAACCCCAATCAAACGCACATATTCTCCCTGATACTCATGGAGTAAACCATCTAATTCTTTTAAAATAGTATTTTCATTATTACCTTGCAAAGAACCAGTTAACCAAGACTTGGTTTTAAAACGGCGAGCATTGGCGTGTTCAATGCTGACAGTATAGCCTTGTCTGAGCAAGGATCTGACTTGATTAGTAATATCTGTATTTAAAGTCATATTATTTTCCGATTGATAACCATTACTATGATTAGAAGTAGCTACCCGCCCTGAGGCTTGATTTTGCTCTCTGATAGGGTTGATACAGGCAGAATTCTGAGAACAGTGATAACCTGCGGCTAAGGCTTCATTAACATGAACTACATGGGCGGCAAACTCCCTATCCTCTGGTTGAACGTCTGGAAGGCGGTCTGCTTGTTGTTGATTGGTAATAACTGCACCTGAAGGAATATATTTTCCAGGAGGAATTTCTACATCTTGAATCAGAGCGTGCATCATCACAATACAACCATCTCCCACACGGGCATTAAATACCGTAGAGCGAAAACCAATAAAGCAATTATTACCCACATAAGCAGGACCATGAATCAAAGCTAGGTGAGTAATACAGCTATCTGCACCAATCCAGACGGAATATTCCTTCCCGTCGTCTCCCTGTACTCTACCTTGTTCTAAACCGTGAACTACCACCCCATCTTGGATGTTACTACCATCACCGATATAGAAAGGCGTTCCTTCATCAGCACGAATAGAAGTACCAGGAGCAACTAAAACATTAGCCCCTACTTTCACATCTCCAATTAGATTAGAGAAAGAGTGAATGTAGGCAGTATCATCTACTGTCGGCTCGGCTAAGTTTTTTGACCAAGGAGTTGGGGGAGCAGCCATTATAGGGACGCTCACTTGTTACCTCCATTAATAATTTTATTTAACTTAAACTATGGGGGCGTTGAGAATATTAGTCTCTTTTACCCCTGTCCATTAACTTTTTATTACTTGAGTTATGAATTGCTACAAGTTACAATAGTAGAAAAAGTATTTAATATAGTCTTTCTGCATCTTTTTTGCTATACAAAAGCTCTGACGCAACCGTAACCGTATCTATAATGCCCACTACCATTGCATCGATGGGACGCTCCTCATTACCAGTTTCCTTACGGGCAGAACTTCCACGAGTAACAAGTACCCATTCATTGATTCCAGCTCCTACAGTGTCTCCTGCAACTTCATATTGTGGTAGAGGATTACCACTGACATCTAAAAATTGTACCAGAAGTAATTTGACCCCTGTAAGAGTTCTTGATTTGTGGGTACTTACCACCGTCCCACATACTTTAGCAATTTGCATTAATATTTAGTTACTATTTTATGGTCTGCCTAAAGGACGAGGATTGACGCTTTCTCTGAACTGTTCTACTTCTTCTGTATAACGAATAGGTAAGACGTATTCGAGGTTTTCGTGAGGACGAGCGATGATATGGTGAGATAAAACCTGACCACCTTTTACTCTTTTCACGTTTTCAATACCTGCGGCAACAGAAGCCTGTACTTCAGACACGTCTCCTCTAACGATGACGGTTACACGACCAGTACCAATTTTTTCGTAACCAACAAGGGTTACACGAGCTGCTTTTACCATAGCGTCTGCGGCTTCTACTACGGCGGGGAAACCTAAGGTTTCAACCATTCCTACTGCGATCGACATATTTTTTTCCCTATATTTTTATCTTTAGGATGTAAGAAAAGGTCAATAAATTAGGGTGTGATACCTCTAATCCTGACGGTTTTTGATAGTTTGAGAGTTATTTAAAGACTCTTTTACTGCTAATAGTTACGGAATTGTTCTACTTCTTCTGTGTAACGAATAGGTAAGACGTATTCGAGGTTTTCGTGAGGACGAGCAATGATGTGAGTAGATAATACTTCCCCTCCACTTA
This is a stretch of genomic DNA from Cyanobacterium aponinum PCC 10605. It encodes these proteins:
- a CDS encoding ribulose bisphosphate carboxylase small subunit — translated: MAAPPTPWSKNLAEPTVDDTAYIHSFSNLIGDVKVGANVLVAPGTSIRADEGTPFYIGDGSNIQDGVVVHGLEQGRVQGDDGKEYSVWIGADSCITHLALIHGPAYVGNNCFIGFRSTVFNARVGDGCIVMMHALIQDVEIPPGKYIPSGAVITNQQQADRLPDVQPEDREFAAHVVHVNEALAAGYHCSQNSACINPIREQNQASGRVATSNHSNGYQSENNMTLNTDITNQVRSLLRQGYTVSIEHANARRFKTKSWLTGSLQGNNENTILKELDGLLHEYQGEYVRLIGVDPQAKRRVAEIIIQRPEDTPGQPASVTTVSAKVDLGSVNGNGKANGASGYSQGNGDWTGEIRSLIQAGYNIGVEHADKRRFRTKSWLTAPSVTTNSINQALNQIQGYLHEFDGEYVQIVGVDPQAKRRIAEIIIQRPGENGVVVNSSNNGASSSYSSYSNGNGSAISSSSLSAEAIQQVRSLLAQGYQIGTEHADKRRFRTKSWKSCSPITSTNERQVIRALEGCMQDHAGEYVRLIGIDTNAKRRVLEMIIQRPGDNNSSTTRSVGNNNGSSNSISSSVSSNYGTSTYGGSSSLDSETISQVRSLLAQGYQIGTEHANKRRFRTKSWKSCSPIESTNESQVLNALEGCLKDHAGEYVRLIGIDTNAKRRVLETIIQRP
- a CDS encoding EutN/CcmL family microcompartment protein; translated protein: MQIAKVCGTVVSTHKSRTLTGVKLLLVQFLDVSGNPLPQYEVAGDTVGAGINEWVLVTRGSSARKETGNEERPIDAMVVGIIDTVTVASELLYSKKDAERLY
- a CDS encoding carbon dioxide-concentrating mechanism protein CcmK, which produces MSIAVGMVETLGFPAVVEAADAMVKAARVTLVGYEKIGTGRVTVIVRGDVSEVQASVAAGIENVKRVKGGQVLSHHIIARPHENLEYVLPIRYTEEVEQFRESVNPRPLGRP